A portion of the Commensalibacter nepenthis genome contains these proteins:
- the tauD gene encoding taurine dioxygenase, producing MNIIQPLTPALGAQINHIDLSLPLSNTDKDFIEQSLLTYKVLFFRKQNITPQQQIDFTVNFGDLHIHPIFPHVPNHPELIVLDTKLNDLRDNALWHSDVSFIKKPPFGSVLLARKVPEYGGDTLWANVEKAYEDLSSSLKTFLETLTATHDFAKSFPTSRFGITDEDLKKLEQTKQNNTPITHPIIRNIPETGKKVLYVNEGFTTRINELTEKESQLLLDYLFQHISKPEYIIRWHWQAGDVAFWDNRTTQHYAVYDYDKTVHRVMNRATILK from the coding sequence ATGAATATTATACAACCATTGACCCCTGCTTTGGGTGCTCAGATTAATCATATTGATCTGTCTTTACCATTATCAAATACAGATAAAGATTTTATTGAACAATCATTACTAACCTATAAAGTTTTGTTTTTTAGAAAACAGAATATTACTCCACAACAACAAATTGATTTTACTGTAAATTTTGGTGATTTACATATCCATCCAATTTTTCCACACGTTCCAAACCATCCCGAATTAATTGTATTAGATACTAAATTAAATGATTTACGTGATAATGCTTTATGGCATAGTGATGTATCTTTTATTAAAAAACCACCTTTTGGATCTGTTCTTTTAGCTAGAAAAGTACCAGAGTATGGTGGCGATACTTTATGGGCGAATGTGGAGAAAGCATATGAAGATTTATCTTCCTCTTTAAAAACTTTTCTTGAAACATTGACTGCAACCCATGATTTTGCGAAATCTTTCCCAACATCAAGATTTGGGATAACGGACGAGGATCTTAAAAAGTTAGAGCAAACTAAACAAAATAATACCCCAATAACGCACCCTATTATTCGTAACATTCCTGAAACGGGAAAGAAAGTTTTATATGTTAATGAGGGGTTTACGACAAGAATTAATGAGTTAACTGAAAAAGAAAGCCAATTATTATTGGATTATCTTTTTCAACATATTAGTAAACCTGAATATATAATCCGTTGGCATTGGCAAGCAGGAGATGTTGCTTTTTGGGATAATCGTACAACACAACACTATGCTGTTTATGATTATGATAAAACTGTACATCGTGTAATGAATAGAGCAACAATATTAAAATAG
- a CDS encoding ABC transporter ATP-binding protein: MNYRAKNYSTDILTSNAVYIKNLTKKFNEITVLNNIHLSIPVGQFTVLLGPSGSGKTTLLRILADLDNATSGFIEKPEKQAVIFQESRLLPWKKVWQNVVIGLDIPNAKEVSLKILREVNLEHRADAWPRTLSGGEAQRVGIARALIREPAFLMLDEPFAALDALTKIQMRKLIIDLWKKHNCAVLLISHDIDDALLMADHVIVLNKGTINYNLDIPWNRENRRNHPEFEQYRLQLLSTLGVQEF; the protein is encoded by the coding sequence ATGAATTACAGAGCTAAAAATTACTCAACAGATATTTTAACTTCTAATGCTGTTTATATCAAAAACTTAACCAAAAAATTTAATGAAATAACCGTTTTAAATAATATTCATCTTTCTATCCCTGTTGGACAGTTTACTGTGCTATTAGGTCCAAGTGGTTCTGGCAAAACCACTTTATTACGTATTCTTGCAGATCTTGATAATGCAACAAGTGGTTTTATTGAAAAGCCTGAAAAACAAGCTGTAATTTTTCAAGAAAGTCGTTTATTACCATGGAAAAAGGTTTGGCAAAATGTTGTAATTGGTTTGGATATTCCAAATGCCAAGGAAGTTTCTTTAAAAATCTTACGAGAAGTTAATTTAGAACATCGGGCTGATGCATGGCCTCGGACTTTATCTGGAGGAGAAGCTCAAAGAGTTGGTATTGCTAGGGCTTTAATCAGAGAGCCTGCCTTTTTAATGTTGGATGAACCTTTTGCAGCATTAGATGCTCTAACAAAAATTCAAATGCGTAAATTGATTATTGATTTATGGAAAAAACATAATTGTGCTGTGTTATTAATTTCCCATGATATCGATGATGCTTTATTAATGGCAGATCATGTTATCGTCTTAAATAAAGGGACAATAAACTATAATCTTGATATTCCCTGGAACAGAGAAAACAGGCGTAATCATCCTGAATTTGAACAATATCGTTTACAGCTTCTATCTACTTTAGGTGTGCAAGAATTTTAA
- a CDS encoding ABC transporter permease, producing MNNIRNSELILFDNANLSNDSSKNTTNKKGKLIYNKLRRYFSCVLILIAWQLSCSLGLINTSIFVSPVTIFHTMEIELFSGNLLVNLYVSLSRIILGFTFALIFGVIFGFWAGLTKIGEDIIHSPLEILRNLPTLALVPLFVFWFGIGEPSKIILISVGAFFPIYFCLYNGIKNIEPKLLELARTINLDRKSVLFHIIFYGTLPDLLQGIRYSIGVSWLMLVVAEQVNTDSGIGFMIMQAQEFSRIDIIIFGLIIYGSLGLLSDFLIRLVEERILTWHPSFCKDA from the coding sequence ATGAATAATATCCGAAATTCTGAATTAATATTATTTGATAACGCAAATTTATCTAATGATTCATCTAAAAATACAACAAACAAAAAAGGTAAGTTAATTTATAATAAGTTACGAAGATATTTTTCATGTGTTTTAATTCTGATTGCTTGGCAGTTATCTTGCAGTTTGGGGTTAATTAATACTTCTATTTTTGTTTCGCCTGTAACAATATTTCATACAATGGAAATAGAGCTGTTTTCTGGAAATTTACTCGTTAATCTTTATGTGTCATTATCTAGAATTATTTTAGGTTTTACGTTTGCATTAATTTTTGGCGTAATTTTTGGGTTTTGGGCAGGTTTAACAAAAATAGGTGAAGATATTATTCATTCACCTTTAGAGATATTACGTAATCTTCCGACTCTTGCTTTAGTACCTTTGTTTGTCTTTTGGTTTGGAATAGGTGAACCTTCAAAAATTATTTTAATTTCTGTTGGAGCATTCTTTCCTATTTATTTTTGCTTGTATAACGGTATTAAAAATATAGAACCAAAACTACTAGAATTGGCTAGAACTATTAATCTTGATCGTAAAAGCGTTCTTTTTCATATTATTTTTTATGGAACATTACCTGATCTTTTACAAGGAATACGATATTCTATCGGTGTTTCTTGGTTAATGTTGGTTGTTGCAGAACAAGTTAATACGGATAGTGGTATTGGCTTTATGATTATGCAAGCACAAGAGTTCTCACGAATAGATATTATTATATTTGGGCTTATTATTTATGGTTCACTAGGTCTACTTTCTGATTTTCTTATTCGATTAGTTGAAGAAAGAATTTTAACGTGGCATCCGTCATTTTGTAAAGACGCATAA
- a CDS encoding aliphatic sulfonate ABC transporter substrate-binding protein, producing MFNRRQLIIGALTLSLISKTQDIFAQGVKTIRVGYQSCDPLDFLRNSKIIVNFPVQIVWSRFTAGPQLLQALLSGSIDIGEVGDTPPIFAQSSSNNFVYIAQEPPSPKSEAIITHASSNINDLYGLKGKKIAVTRGSNAHWLLIATLKKIGLSIKDVQPVFLPPAIAQSAFNSQNIDAWAIWDPFLAIAQQNDKVRTLTTGENIVENRTFYIGNKNFVKNNPQLTRDFISYISKNDQLINQNKTAFIQYLKDVTGLSTDVLDVILSRYKFGATLIQPNAVVEQQQIADSFFNQNLIPKKINVQDNVWEG from the coding sequence ATGTTTAATAGAAGGCAATTAATTATAGGTGCTCTGACTTTATCTTTAATCTCTAAAACACAAGATATATTTGCTCAGGGGGTAAAAACAATCAGAGTTGGTTATCAATCTTGTGATCCGCTTGATTTTTTACGAAATAGCAAAATTATAGTAAATTTTCCTGTGCAAATTGTTTGGAGTCGATTTACTGCAGGACCTCAATTATTACAAGCCTTACTTTCTGGTTCTATTGATATTGGAGAAGTTGGAGATACCCCTCCTATTTTTGCGCAAAGTTCTTCAAATAATTTTGTATATATTGCACAAGAGCCCCCATCTCCTAAAAGTGAGGCTATTATTACCCATGCATCTAGCAATATTAATGACCTGTATGGGTTAAAAGGAAAAAAAATCGCTGTAACACGTGGATCAAATGCACATTGGCTTTTGATAGCAACACTTAAAAAAATTGGATTATCAATAAAAGATGTCCAACCTGTTTTTTTACCACCTGCAATTGCACAATCTGCATTTAATAGTCAAAATATAGATGCATGGGCTATTTGGGATCCTTTTTTAGCAATTGCACAACAAAATGATAAAGTCCGTACATTAACAACAGGTGAAAATATTGTTGAAAATAGAACTTTTTATATTGGAAATAAAAATTTTGTAAAAAACAATCCTCAGTTAACACGTGATTTTATTTCTTATATTTCAAAAAATGATCAATTGATAAATCAAAATAAAACCGCATTTATTCAATATTTGAAAGATGTTACAGGATTATCGACTGATGTTTTAGATGTTATTTTATCAAGATATAAATTTGGTGCAACTCTTATTCAACCAAATGCAGTTGTTGAACAACAACAAATTGCTGATAGTTTTTTTAATCAAAATTTAATCCCAAAAAAAATTAATGTTCAAGATAATGTTTGGGAGGGCTAA
- a CDS encoding transposase: protein MIAFIRHIDGRKAEPTADIIDSQSVKTTKSGGLCGYDAGKKIKGHKRHILTDTAGNMLGAIVHQTDIQNRDGAQTTIKSVMQTYFSLQVI, encoded by the coding sequence TTGATTGCTTTTATTCGGCACATTGATGGACGTAAAGCAGAACCAACCGCTGATATTATTGATAGTCAATCCGTCAAAACAACAAAAAGTGGTGGATTGTGTGGCTATGATGCTGGGAAGAAAATTAAAGGTCATAAACGCCATATTCTGACAGATACAGCTGGGAATATGCTGGGCGCAATTGTTCATCAAACCGATATTCAAAATCGTGATGGTGCTCAAACAACAATCAAGAGTGTTATGCAAACTTATTTTTCTTTACAGGTAATTTAG
- a CDS encoding Hint domain-containing protein has translation MVTTSTIISGVVKFNQTYSANGDLITVLGSAVNFVVMNGAALNVAGHTYGTIVKQRGIENVLNGGSAATTIINNGTQNVYNWASTTSTNVNSGGIQNVYNVGSAYATSVNNSGIQTIYDGGSAFYTHINSGGYMTTTRGGVSVQAYLYSGGIEDVGFNRLTQLSSLGSSLSTQIYGGKQYVYSGGVASATTVFAGGSSFIVAGGSATDTVVNSDGMQEVYGNVKNTNLYNGGTLRVAFAGTTSGTKVGQKSVENVYSRGSATATIVSTNGTQNIYDTGSATSTIVRGGTQNIYSDASAYVAQISNGGVQNIHDGGKGFFTTVNSGGYLTTTNNGLSFQAYLSSGSIEDVGFNRFTQMSSVGSSISTQIIGGKQYVYSGGIASAATVFSQGSSFIVAGGSAVDTIVSSGGMQEVYGNTKNTNLYNSATLLVAFGGTTTGTKVGQNSVENVADGGSATGTLVQTNGLQNVYDKASATSTTVNGSGVQNVYNNASAYTTILNSTGTQNLYNGGQGFYTTINNGGVQVVLSTGVAHETTINQNGVMNISGGGLASSTNINSGGLQTISGTSKVFASATDTVILTGGQQTIYNWGTANKITLSGGTLNVSAGGKITDNVTFTPGGTLNVYSGASVSTTVTNGGREFIYDGGLTNSTTVNNGFQYIMGGGVTSNTTVSNDGVIFVSGGTVNTISVSDGGELKVLSGTVNGVNVADNGVVVVNGGTISDTIVQYGGVLNATSGTLGKTTVSAGGAVIYTDGSVTITGKFILKSGSFLNGRQVLQDISLDDSTKINVTALLDDPTLFAPASVATPASMSLMTSREFVTPIPYNDASSLPTTDGSGNPITWDDGDALVDDSQAAKDFDIRNYTVTSNGNGYVSFLPPGQTERIWGVGMLDNSASQYLPGGGPFGSILIYSANDTKVVMRETNPDKKSYKTATYIAKGGIVNVNSDATIENLSVYSGGTLNATQGRVEKLHVGQSGIANFDGASIGTLSLDSGGSANITTSTGGVISLQGTENKGLVISGTASKDGTQVSSTIADFDGNDSITLKDIQRSQIAGVKFPDKDHMTITLLDGSSVTLHIIDIETTGYTLGENSDGSTFIEACFLAGTAISTPNGTMAIETISTHDIIETFDWQTNQVIHSAVTWIGQKHMTINVNQPDDLAGYPVRVLKGAIDDNVPNQDLLITPEHCLFFDGNFVPVRMLVNGRSIYYDRSITSYDYYHIETEKHSVIWANGTLTESYLDTGNRNVFSTNQKVVSLFNETKTWDVDAAAPLNVQRDVVEPIYNQINNRAVHSNIASKTEILSLTTDPELCLETGLGKIIEPHLAQNGRYVFIIPEGVNIVNILSRTSRPCETIGSFVDDRRYLGVLVSKAFIMSNNSVHELTDYLSDESLEGWDIVENAPCRWTNGKATLNIHTNYPEQRLLVLNILAGGPYIEELCSNEQNKIAS, from the coding sequence GTGGTAACAACCAGTACAATTATTTCTGGGGTAGTCAAATTTAATCAAACTTATAGCGCAAATGGTGATTTAATTACAGTATTAGGTAGTGCTGTTAATTTCGTAGTTATGAACGGAGCCGCATTAAATGTGGCTGGGCATACTTATGGCACCATTGTTAAACAACGCGGTATAGAGAATGTGTTAAATGGCGGCTCAGCAGCTACTACTATTATTAATAATGGTACGCAAAATGTCTATAATTGGGCATCCACAACTTCAACAAATGTAAATAGTGGTGGTATCCAAAATGTTTACAATGTTGGATCAGCTTATGCAACAAGTGTTAATAATAGTGGTATCCAAACGATATATGATGGTGGTTCTGCTTTTTATACACACATCAATTCAGGTGGGTACATGACAACCACGAGGGGTGGGGTCTCTGTTCAAGCCTATCTCTATAGTGGTGGTATTGAAGATGTTGGATTTAACAGACTGACACAACTATCATCGCTTGGTTCTTCTCTCAGCACACAGATCTATGGGGGAAAACAATATGTGTATTCAGGAGGTGTGGCATCAGCTACGACCGTTTTTGCTGGTGGCTCCAGTTTCATCGTCGCAGGAGGCTCTGCAACTGATACAGTAGTCAACTCTGATGGAATGCAAGAAGTATATGGTAATGTTAAAAACACAAATCTATATAATGGGGGAACCCTGCGTGTTGCATTTGCTGGAACAACCTCAGGCACAAAAGTTGGACAAAAATCAGTTGAAAACGTTTATAGTCGAGGTTCTGCGACAGCAACAATTGTGAGTACTAATGGTACACAAAATATCTACGATACAGGTTCAGCAACCTCAACAATTGTAAGAGGTGGCACACAAAATATTTATAGTGATGCGTCTGCTTATGTGGCACAAATCAGTAATGGTGGTGTCCAGAATATACATGATGGTGGTAAAGGATTTTTTACGACTGTTAATTCAGGAGGTTACCTTACCACCACCAATAATGGTTTATCGTTTCAAGCTTATCTTTCTAGCGGTAGTATCGAAGATGTTGGATTTAACAGATTTACACAAATGTCATCTGTTGGTTCATCTATCAGCACACAGATCATTGGTGGAAAACAATATGTATATTCTGGAGGCATAGCCTCAGCTGCAACCGTTTTTTCTCAAGGATCCAGCTTTATCGTTGCAGGGGGCTCCGCAGTTGATACGATAGTCAGCTCTGGTGGAATGCAAGAAGTATACGGTAATACTAAAAATACCAACCTATATAATAGTGCAACCTTGCTTGTGGCATTTGGTGGAACAACGACAGGCACAAAAGTTGGACAAAATTCTGTTGAAAATGTTGCCGATGGTGGTTCTGCAACAGGAACTTTGGTTCAAACCAATGGTCTGCAAAATGTTTATGATAAGGCATCAGCAACATCGACGACTGTCAATGGAAGTGGTGTACAAAACGTTTATAATAATGCTTCTGCCTACACTACCATCCTCAATAGCACTGGCACACAAAATCTTTATAATGGTGGGCAAGGATTTTATACCACGATTAATAACGGCGGTGTTCAAGTTGTTTTATCAACTGGTGTTGCGCATGAGACAACAATTAACCAAAATGGTGTAATGAATATTTCTGGTGGTGGCTTAGCCAGCAGCACGAATATTAACAGTGGTGGTTTGCAAACTATTTCTGGCACAAGCAAAGTATTTGCATCAGCTACAGACACCGTTATTTTAACAGGTGGTCAGCAAACTATTTATAATTGGGGCACAGCAAATAAGATTACTTTATCTGGCGGAACATTAAATGTCAGTGCAGGTGGTAAAATTACTGATAATGTGACTTTTACCCCAGGTGGAACCCTTAATGTTTACTCTGGCGCGAGTGTTTCAACAACCGTTACCAATGGCGGCAGAGAATTTATCTATGATGGTGGTTTAACAAATAGCACTACTGTAAATAATGGTTTCCAATATATTATGGGTGGTGGCGTTACCAGTAATACCACAGTCAGCAATGACGGTGTGATTTTCGTCAGTGGTGGAACCGTAAACACTATCAGTGTAAGTGATGGTGGTGAACTTAAGGTATTGAGTGGGACGGTTAACGGAGTAAATGTTGCTGACAATGGTGTAGTTGTTGTTAATGGTGGAACTATTTCTGATACTATAGTTCAGTATGGTGGTGTTTTAAATGCGACCAGCGGAACTTTGGGAAAAACTACTGTGAGTGCTGGGGGTGCTGTAATATATACTGACGGCAGCGTCACTATAACAGGTAAATTTATTCTAAAATCAGGTAGTTTCTTAAATGGTAGACAAGTTCTTCAGGATATTTCTCTTGATGATTCTACAAAGATTAATGTCACAGCTTTACTTGACGATCCTACTTTATTTGCACCAGCTTCTGTTGCAACCCCTGCAAGTATGTCATTGATGACATCAAGGGAATTTGTTACGCCGATTCCTTATAATGATGCAAGCTCACTACCTACAACTGATGGAAGTGGAAATCCCATTACTTGGGATGATGGTGATGCTTTAGTTGATGATTCTCAAGCAGCAAAAGATTTTGATATAAGAAATTATACAGTCACTAGTAATGGTAACGGATATGTTTCTTTTCTTCCTCCAGGGCAAACAGAACGTATTTGGGGTGTTGGAATGCTTGATAATAGTGCTTCGCAATATTTACCAGGCGGCGGCCCTTTTGGGTCAATCCTTATTTATAGTGCCAACGATACAAAGGTTGTAATGCGTGAAACTAACCCTGACAAAAAATCCTATAAGACCGCTACTTATATTGCAAAAGGAGGCATAGTAAACGTCAATTCGGATGCGACGATCGAAAACCTTAGCGTATATAGTGGCGGCACGCTAAATGCAACACAAGGAAGGGTTGAGAAATTACATGTTGGGCAAAGTGGCATTGCAAATTTTGACGGTGCAAGTATAGGAACGTTAAGTCTAGATTCTGGTGGTAGTGCCAATATTACGACCTCAACAGGTGGTGTGATCTCTTTACAAGGGACTGAAAACAAAGGTCTTGTCATTTCAGGAACAGCATCTAAAGATGGAACGCAAGTGTCTTCCACAATCGCAGATTTCGATGGAAACGACAGCATTACTTTAAAAGATATCCAACGCAGCCAAATCGCAGGTGTTAAGTTCCCTGATAAAGATCATATGACCATCACTCTTCTTGATGGTTCTTCGGTTACTTTACATATTATTGATATTGAAACCACAGGCTATACACTTGGTGAAAACAGCGATGGTAGTACTTTTATTGAAGCTTGTTTCCTTGCAGGCACGGCGATTTCTACACCCAATGGAACAATGGCAATCGAAACCATTTCAACCCATGATATTATAGAGACATTTGATTGGCAAACAAACCAAGTCATCCATTCCGCTGTTACATGGATTGGACAAAAACATATGACTATCAATGTAAATCAACCTGATGATCTTGCTGGATATCCTGTTCGTGTTCTTAAAGGGGCGATTGATGATAATGTTCCTAATCAAGATCTTTTGATTACACCAGAGCATTGCTTATTCTTTGATGGTAATTTTGTGCCAGTCAGAATGTTGGTCAATGGTCGTTCCATTTACTATGATCGTTCGATTACGTCTTATGATTATTATCATATTGAAACAGAAAAACATTCTGTCATTTGGGCTAATGGCACATTAACAGAAAGCTATTTGGATACAGGCAATCGGAATGTATTTTCAACAAACCAGAAAGTTGTTTCTTTATTTAACGAAACAAAAACATGGGACGTTGATGCTGCAGCCCCTCTGAATGTGCAACGTGACGTTGTTGAGCCTATTTATAATCAAATTAACAATCGCGCTGTTCATAGTAATATTGCATCAAAAACCGAAATATTATCCTTGACAACTGATCCAGAACTTTGTTTGGAAACAGGTTTAGGTAAGATTATTGAACCTCATCTTGCCCAAAATGGAAGATATGTATTTATCATTCCAGAAGGGGTCAATATTGTTAATATCCTGTCAAGAACCAGCAGACCATGTGAAACGATTGGCTCTTTTGTCGATGATCGTCGTTATCTTGGTGTCTTGGTCAGCAAAGCATTTATCATGAGCAATAATAGCGTTCATGAATTAACGGATTATTTATCTGATGAATCCCTTGAGGGGTGGGATATTGTGGAAAATGCTCCTTGTCGTTGGACAAATGGAAAAGCCACATTAAACATCCATACCAATTATCCAGAACAAAGATTACTTGTCCTCAATATATTAGCTGGCGGGCCGTATATCGAAGAATTGTGCAGCAATGAACAAAACAAGATCGCTTCTTAA
- a CDS encoding IS6 family transposase produces MSIGIYSKLILRSKDDFKGRHFSGLMIIQAVNWYLRYCLSYRDIEELFLERGINIDHSTLNRWILRYAPLLEKRLRSYRKPHCGEVRIDETYIKVKGQWKYLYRAIDKNGTAIDFLLTAKRNIKAAQRFFIKAFKEDGLFAPTHIGTDKALPFPKTIQTMKNEYILPNHCVHETKKSLQQGIENDHFRLKRGIPRNGCFQSFHTARKTLNGYEAILWIKKGLGFKEKWTINEQIKLIQSIFGLNNNIFV; encoded by the coding sequence ATGTCTATTGGTATCTATAGCAAGCTTATATTAAGATCTAAGGATGATTTTAAAGGTCGCCACTTTAGTGGGTTGATGATTATCCAAGCGGTAAACTGGTATTTACGCTATTGTCTTAGCTATCGAGACATTGAGGAATTGTTTTTAGAACGTGGGATAAATATAGATCATAGCACGTTAAATCGTTGGATATTACGCTATGCTCCTCTATTAGAAAAACGTTTGAGAAGCTATAGAAAGCCCCATTGTGGTGAGGTGAGGATTGATGAAACCTATATCAAGGTAAAAGGTCAGTGGAAGTATCTATATAGAGCCATTGATAAGAATGGAACTGCTATTGATTTCTTATTAACAGCTAAAAGAAATATCAAAGCAGCACAACGCTTTTTTATAAAAGCATTTAAAGAAGATGGTCTGTTCGCTCCAACCCATATTGGAACAGATAAAGCATTACCGTTTCCAAAAACCATACAAACCATGAAGAATGAGTATATCCTTCCCAATCACTGCGTTCATGAAACAAAGAAATCTTTACAACAGGGAATAGAAAATGATCATTTCAGGTTAAAGAGGGGTATACCAAGAAATGGCTGTTTTCAATCTTTTCATACAGCAAGAAAAACACTCAACGGATATGAGGCCATTCTCTGGATAAAAAAAGGACTGGGCTTTAAAGAAAAATGGACAATCAACGAACAAATAAAGCTCATTCAAAGCATATTCGGTCTAAATAATAATATATTCGTCTAA